The following coding sequences lie in one Mucilaginibacter sp. KACC 22773 genomic window:
- a CDS encoding vanadium-dependent haloperoxidase produces MNYLKKSLLIFCALITQQCYAQNTNNNYPDYLQPDHAVNAVTMVMLHDVVGPPVAARYYAYVMLGAYNIVAANNKNIPELQKFIKDYKANSSLDTIRLKYDYKIAAFYSILETAKLLLPSGFMMTDDQDAFVQLLRKTNVDSTVIQNSIKVAKLASAASVAFSKTDHYSQLSALKRYTPIKDESKWYPTPPGYFEALEPNWKTIRTMVIDSANQYKPAPLIPFSKDTSSAFYKQVKAVYDVSKHLSTEQINIALFWDCNPFAITTSGHMAIGYKKISPGGHWMHVTGLVTRQAGLDFDHSIEVTTLVGVTLMDAFISCWEEKFTSNRIRPETFINRYMDVKWQPVLQTPPFPEYTSGHAVISNASAEMLTYLLGDNFAYTDNTEIPFGSGQRDFKSFRQAAAEASMSRFYGGIHYMQSIENGNAQGKKVGNAIITKIKKAGILPLVK; encoded by the coding sequence ATGAATTACTTAAAAAAATCGCTCCTGATATTTTGCGCGTTGATAACACAGCAATGCTACGCTCAAAATACTAATAATAATTACCCTGATTATTTGCAGCCAGATCATGCAGTAAACGCGGTAACCATGGTAATGTTGCATGATGTGGTTGGCCCTCCCGTTGCCGCGCGCTATTACGCTTATGTAATGCTGGGGGCCTATAATATTGTAGCCGCCAACAATAAAAACATCCCCGAACTGCAAAAATTCATCAAAGACTATAAGGCTAACAGTAGCCTGGATACTATCCGCTTAAAATACGACTATAAAATTGCTGCTTTTTACAGTATTCTGGAAACTGCCAAACTACTGCTGCCATCCGGATTTATGATGACTGATGATCAGGACGCTTTTGTACAGCTACTTAGAAAAACAAATGTAGATTCAACCGTCATTCAAAACTCAATTAAAGTAGCAAAGTTAGCTTCAGCGGCCTCTGTCGCGTTTTCAAAAACCGACCATTACAGCCAGTTGAGTGCGTTGAAAAGATATACCCCTATAAAAGACGAAAGTAAATGGTACCCTACCCCGCCGGGATATTTTGAAGCCCTGGAACCCAACTGGAAAACCATCCGCACAATGGTTATCGATTCGGCCAATCAATACAAGCCGGCTCCACTAATCCCATTTAGTAAAGATACCTCATCGGCATTTTATAAACAGGTAAAGGCTGTTTACGACGTGTCAAAACATCTTTCGACAGAGCAAATTAACATTGCCCTGTTTTGGGATTGCAACCCATTTGCCATCACCACATCCGGCCATATGGCTATTGGCTATAAAAAGATCAGTCCGGGTGGGCATTGGATGCACGTAACTGGTTTGGTAACCCGCCAGGCAGGGCTTGATTTTGACCATTCCATCGAGGTAACAACCTTAGTGGGCGTTACACTGATGGATGCCTTCATCAGCTGCTGGGAGGAGAAATTTACCAGTAACAGAATTCGCCCCGAAACTTTTATTAACCGGTACATGGATGTGAAATGGCAGCCTGTTTTACAAACCCCGCCTTTCCCGGAGTACACCAGCGGACACGCCGTTATCTCGAACGCATCGGCCGAAATGCTAACCTACTTGCTGGGCGATAATTTTGCCTATACCGATAATACCGAGATTCCTTTTGGCAGCGGCCAGCGCGATTTCAAGTCATTCCGCCAGGCAGCAGCAGAAGCATCTATGTCGCGCTTTTATGGCGGCATCCATTATATGCAAAGCATAGAAAATGGCAACGCACAAGGGAAAAAAGTTGGAAACGCCATTATCACCAAAATAAAAAAAGCTGGTATATTGCCACTTGTTAAATAA
- a CDS encoding glycoside hydrolase family 3 N-terminal domain-containing protein → MKKSAAYLAGCALILSSLPTLAQNTPVYKDASQSIDTRIKDLIAKLTLEEKVSLLGYRSKAVPRLDIPAYNWWNEGLHGVARAGDATIFPQAIGMAATFNEKLVDSVADAISTEARAKYNLSTSLGRRLQYMGLTFWTPNINIFRDPRWGRGQETYGEDPFLTAHIGSAFVHGMQGKDSRYLKAAATAKHFAAHSGPEATRDSFDAIVDEKDMRETYLYAFHALVNSGVESVMTAYNSINGVPNSVNKNLVTDILRNEWGFKGHVVTDCGALDDVFLAHKTIPTAVETAAAGIKAGIDLDCSSVFQGDLVKAVQQKLLTEKEVDVALSRILKTQFKLGFFDDGGAAPFKNYGADSIHNDAHIALARKVAQQSMVLLKNDNNILPFKQGQYTSFMVLGPNAAALDAMVGSYHGVSSKVVNFVEGITGNVDKGTRVEYDLGCDYRDTTHFGGIWGAGNADVTIAVIGLSPVLEGEAGDAFLAESGGDKKSLSLPASEIAFMRELRKGVKKPIIAVITAGSDVDVAAIAPYADAIIYAWYPGEQGGNALADIVFGKISPSGHLPLTFYNSVKDLPEYTSYSMKGRTYRYFGGAVQYPFGFGLSYTSFSYEAASAPAKQYAAKDTISITIKVKNTGNMDADEVVQAYIKYPNLDRMPIKELKGFKRVSVGKGNGQLVTIKIPVKELQKWDLQKHGWKLYPGDYKLIMGSNSADEKLSASFKITGK, encoded by the coding sequence ATGAAAAAAAGTGCTGCCTATTTAGCGGGCTGCGCGTTAATACTATCGTCGTTACCTACCTTGGCGCAAAATACGCCTGTTTATAAAGATGCTTCGCAATCGATTGATACAAGAATAAAGGATTTGATAGCTAAATTAACATTAGAAGAAAAGGTATCCTTATTGGGCTACAGGAGCAAGGCAGTACCACGTTTAGATATACCTGCATACAACTGGTGGAACGAAGGCCTACACGGCGTGGCACGCGCCGGCGATGCCACCATATTTCCGCAGGCCATTGGTATGGCGGCAACGTTTAATGAAAAACTGGTTGATTCCGTGGCCGATGCGATCTCGACCGAGGCAAGGGCCAAATACAACTTATCCACATCATTAGGGCGCCGTTTGCAGTATATGGGCCTCACCTTTTGGACACCCAACATCAACATCTTTCGCGATCCACGATGGGGACGCGGGCAGGAAACCTACGGCGAAGACCCGTTTTTGACCGCGCACATAGGATCGGCATTTGTACACGGGATGCAGGGCAAAGACAGCCGTTACCTGAAGGCGGCAGCTACCGCCAAACATTTTGCAGCGCATAGCGGCCCCGAAGCTACCCGCGATTCTTTTGATGCTATTGTTGATGAAAAAGACATGCGCGAAACGTACCTGTATGCATTCCACGCATTGGTAAACTCTGGTGTAGAATCTGTGATGACAGCTTATAACAGTATCAACGGCGTACCAAACTCTGTAAATAAAAACCTGGTAACAGATATTTTAAGGAACGAATGGGGCTTTAAAGGGCATGTAGTTACAGATTGCGGTGCACTTGACGATGTTTTTTTAGCTCACAAAACCATCCCGACAGCTGTTGAAACGGCGGCCGCGGGTATAAAGGCCGGAATCGACCTGGACTGCTCCTCGGTTTTCCAGGGCGACCTGGTGAAGGCTGTACAGCAAAAGCTGTTAACAGAAAAAGAAGTTGATGTAGCACTATCCCGTATCTTAAAAACCCAGTTCAAATTAGGCTTTTTTGACGATGGCGGTGCGGCTCCATTTAAAAATTACGGTGCCGATAGCATCCACAACGATGCTCATATTGCGCTTGCCCGTAAGGTTGCGCAACAAAGTATGGTATTGCTAAAAAACGATAACAATATACTCCCGTTTAAACAAGGCCAATACACCAGCTTTATGGTGTTAGGCCCCAATGCGGCCGCATTAGATGCGATGGTTGGCAGTTATCATGGTGTGAGCAGCAAAGTAGTAAACTTTGTAGAAGGTATTACCGGCAATGTGGATAAGGGCACCCGTGTAGAATATGACCTGGGCTGCGATTATCGCGACACTACCCATTTTGGCGGTATCTGGGGTGCAGGCAATGCCGATGTAACCATCGCCGTAATAGGTTTATCACCTGTATTGGAGGGTGAAGCCGGGGATGCCTTCCTGGCCGAATCCGGAGGCGATAAAAAGAGCCTGAGTTTGCCTGCAAGCGAAATAGCCTTTATGCGAGAATTGCGTAAGGGTGTAAAGAAACCTATCATTGCTGTAATAACTGCCGGCAGCGATGTGGATGTAGCCGCCATAGCACCATATGCCGACGCCATCATATATGCCTGGTATCCCGGTGAGCAAGGCGGAAACGCTTTGGCAGACATTGTTTTTGGGAAGATAAGCCCGTCGGGGCACCTGCCGCTTACGTTTTATAATTCGGTTAAGGATTTACCGGAATATACCAGCTATAGTATGAAAGGCCGTACCTACCGTTACTTTGGGGGCGCTGTACAATATCCATTCGGGTTTGGCCTAAGCTATACTTCGTTTAGTTACGAGGCCGCTTCCGCACCGGCCAAACAATATGCGGCCAAAGATACCATCAGTATTACTATTAAAGTTAAAAACACGGGCAATATGGACGCCGATGAAGTTGTACAAGCTTATATTAAATATCCAAATTTAGACAGGATGCCAATTAAAGAGCTGAAAGGCTTTAAACGAGTAAGCGTTGGCAAAGGAAACGGGCAACTGGTAACCATAAAAATACCGGTTAAGGAGTTACAAAAATGGGATTTGCAAAAGCACGGCTGGAAGCTTTATCCGGGGGATTATAAGCTGATTATGGGCAGTAACTCGGCCGACGAAAAGCTAAGTGCCAGCTTTAAGATAACTGGTAAATAG
- a CDS encoding glycoside hydrolase domain-containing protein translates to MKKQFAAIILLLGSFAASAQKIPYTNCEKCWLPDSLGNHRVVLSYTGPSSGIAIADIPWRRRDANPQDKRIIVVDAKTNIKITNVEMNDITREKGKVYFEPTSGAGTYYVYYMPYKNEGRSNYPKGVYLKPEKTASEDWMKKLSTRDVFIGAKVKEFQSIDAFNSFYPMEVIATKAETDALIGKNKKEDFLVFPEDRLNAIRMTKYLPQQWIERGPQNKYTGVAARGENFAFQLGVYALQNIEDVEVTFSNLTSPTGKIIPASALFCINTGGTTYDAKPLTKTVNVAQGEIQALWCGVNVPVSALPSIYTGKATIVADGRAAKVITISIKVNNKILKDGGVNEPYKMTRLGWLNSTMAQENTVIAPYTPLTVDGNTISLLGRKVEVNKDGFPKQVQTYFTPEMTEYATTPNNLLTEGIHFHFINAAGKKINLKSQGVQFGKKEAGTVQWTAASANDSLQMDVSASLEFDGFMAYTVKVTALQDVSLKEINMHIPLKKDFAKYMIGLGQKGGDRPENFEWKWDVAHKNQDGAWVGNVNGGLQYSLRDEKYVRPLNTNFYLQKPLILPSSWGNDNKGGIKIAFDGKAVLVNNYSGERNLKKGEELYYNFTLLITPFHTINTDFQWATRFYHAYKPIDTIKAAGASLINIHHATAINPTINYPFIAWHKMKAYDDSAHSAGLKVKIYNTIRELSNHAYETFALRSLGHEIYSPGKGGGFSWLQEHVGDDYIAAWFVPEIKDAAIINSGMNRWHNYYVEGMNWLTQNVGIDGIYLDDVAFDRVTMKRVKRVLTKDGHPGIIDLHSANQYNKSDGFNNSANLYMEHFPYLNRLWFGEYFDYEKNAPDFFLTEVSGIPFGLMGEMLQGGGNKWRGMVYGMTNRMPWSDGADPRPIWKAWDNFGMKGTKMIGYWVDDNPVKTDKAKVLATVYKKAGAAMVSIASWEESDTDFKLIIDWKKLGIDPAKATITAPEIKSFQPAKTFGLDDRIPVEKGKGWLLIIR, encoded by the coding sequence ATGAAAAAACAATTTGCTGCCATTATTTTACTGTTAGGCAGTTTTGCTGCTTCGGCACAAAAAATACCTTATACCAATTGCGAAAAATGCTGGCTGCCCGATTCATTAGGAAATCACCGGGTGGTGTTAAGTTATACCGGCCCATCCTCGGGAATAGCCATTGCCGATATCCCTTGGAGACGACGCGACGCCAACCCGCAGGATAAACGCATAATTGTTGTTGATGCGAAGACAAATATAAAGATCACCAATGTAGAAATGAATGATATAACCCGGGAAAAAGGGAAGGTTTATTTTGAACCAACCTCTGGAGCTGGCACTTACTACGTTTATTATATGCCTTACAAAAACGAAGGCCGTTCCAACTATCCAAAGGGCGTATATTTAAAACCCGAAAAAACAGCATCTGAAGATTGGATGAAAAAACTATCTACGAGGGATGTTTTCATTGGCGCTAAGGTTAAAGAGTTTCAGTCCATAGATGCTTTCAATAGCTTTTACCCAATGGAGGTGATTGCCACCAAAGCAGAGACTGACGCTTTGATTGGAAAAAATAAAAAAGAGGACTTCCTGGTTTTCCCGGAAGACAGGTTAAACGCTATCCGCATGACCAAATATTTGCCGCAGCAATGGATAGAACGCGGGCCGCAAAACAAATATACAGGCGTAGCTGCCCGTGGCGAAAACTTCGCCTTTCAGTTGGGCGTTTACGCCTTGCAGAACATCGAAGACGTAGAAGTTACGTTCAGTAACCTCACCTCGCCGACCGGCAAAATCATCCCTGCTTCGGCGTTGTTTTGTATCAATACGGGCGGTACCACTTATGATGCTAAACCGCTAACCAAAACCGTAAATGTAGCGCAGGGCGAAATACAGGCTTTGTGGTGCGGCGTTAACGTGCCCGTTTCGGCGTTGCCCTCAATTTATACAGGAAAGGCAACTATCGTGGCGGATGGAAGAGCTGCTAAAGTTATTACGATATCCATAAAAGTAAACAACAAAATATTAAAAGACGGCGGCGTAAATGAGCCTTATAAAATGACCCGCCTGGGTTGGTTAAATTCAACTATGGCGCAGGAAAATACGGTAATAGCGCCGTACACCCCATTAACAGTTGATGGCAATACCATTAGCCTGCTGGGCAGAAAGGTGGAGGTAAATAAAGATGGGTTCCCTAAACAGGTACAAACTTACTTTACACCCGAAATGACGGAATATGCCACCACACCTAATAACTTACTCACCGAAGGCATTCACTTCCATTTTATAAACGCTGCCGGCAAAAAAATTAACCTGAAAAGCCAGGGTGTACAATTTGGTAAAAAAGAAGCCGGTACAGTACAGTGGACAGCGGCAAGTGCTAATGATAGCCTGCAAATGGATGTATCCGCATCGCTGGAGTTTGATGGCTTTATGGCCTATACGGTAAAGGTGACGGCCTTGCAGGATGTAAGTTTAAAGGAGATAAATATGCATATCCCCCTTAAAAAAGATTTTGCCAAATACATGATTGGCCTCGGCCAAAAGGGAGGAGATCGTCCTGAGAATTTTGAGTGGAAATGGGATGTGGCCCATAAAAACCAGGATGGCGCCTGGGTTGGCAATGTAAACGGCGGTTTGCAATATTCACTGCGCGATGAGAAATACGTTCGTCCGCTTAATACCAATTTCTACCTGCAAAAACCATTAATCCTGCCATCATCATGGGGCAATGATAATAAAGGCGGTATCAAAATTGCCTTTGATGGCAAAGCGGTGCTGGTAAACAACTACAGCGGCGAACGGAATTTGAAAAAAGGAGAGGAGTTGTACTACAACTTTACCTTGCTTATTACCCCTTTCCATACCATTAATACCGATTTTCAGTGGGCCACCAGGTTTTATCATGCTTACAAACCCATTGATACCATTAAGGCAGCAGGTGCAAGCTTAATAAACATTCACCATGCTACAGCTATCAATCCGACTATCAACTACCCTTTTATCGCCTGGCATAAAATGAAGGCCTATGATGATTCGGCTCATTCGGCAGGATTAAAAGTAAAAATTTACAACACCATACGCGAACTGTCAAACCACGCTTATGAAACTTTCGCGCTCCGCAGCCTTGGGCACGAAATTTATTCGCCAGGCAAAGGTGGGGGCTTCAGCTGGCTACAGGAACACGTTGGCGACGATTACATTGCCGCCTGGTTTGTTCCCGAAATTAAGGATGCCGCCATTATTAACAGCGGTATGAACCGCTGGCATAACTACTATGTAGAAGGCATGAACTGGCTTACCCAAAACGTAGGCATCGATGGTATTTATTTAGATGATGTGGCCTTTGACCGTGTAACTATGAAACGTGTTAAACGCGTGCTTACTAAAGACGGGCATCCTGGTATAATTGATCTTCACTCGGCCAATCAATACAACAAAAGTGATGGTTTTAATAACAGCGCCAACCTGTACATGGAGCATTTTCCATACCTGAACCGCCTGTGGTTTGGCGAATACTTTGATTACGAAAAGAACGCCCCTGATTTTTTCCTGACCGAAGTGAGCGGTATTCCGTTTGGCCTAATGGGCGAAATGCTACAAGGCGGCGGTAATAAATGGCGTGGTATGGTTTACGGCATGACCAACCGCATGCCCTGGAGCGATGGCGCCGATCCGAGGCCGATATGGAAAGCCTGGGATAACTTTGGTATGAAGGGCACCAAAATGATTGGTTACTGGGTTGATGATAACCCGGTAAAAACCGATAAAGCCAAAGTCCTGGCAACCGTTTACAAAAAAGCAGGTGCGGCAATGGTATCTATAGCCAGTTGGGAAGAAAGTGATACTGATTTTAAACTAATCATCGATTGGAAGAAACTGGGAATCGATCCTGCAAAAGCAACCATCACAGCGCCGGAGATTAAAAGTTTTCAGCCTGCTAAAACGTTTGGTTTGGATGATAGGATTCCGGTTGAAAAAGGAAAGGGCTGGTTGCTGATTATCAGGTAA
- a CDS encoding VCBS repeat-containing protein has product MSLFNSYFLKRFVGLPALATVAFSFSALPSYAQQPLFKLLNSKETNIKFSNDINETESLNVLSYEYFYNGGGVAVGDINNDGLPDLMFTGNMKPNKLYLNQGHMKFKDITNDASPDLGGRPDSWKTGVTMADVNGDGLLDIYVCYSGKTDNATRSNQLFINQGNNKFKEQAKEYGLADPGYSTQAVFFDYDNDGDLDMFLLNHNIKKIDNMELARYKDQTDDLASNKLFRNDNGHFIDVSKAAGIVQNPLTFGLGVAIADINKDGWPDIYVTNDYNEPDYIYINNHNGTFAEKSKEMLRHMSHFSMGVDIADFNNDGLPDIMTLDMLPEDNHRQKSLQLEENYESFALMQNQGLYKQYMRNMLQLNNGDGTFSEIAQLAGVSNTDWSWCPLIADFDNDGYKDIFITNGYLRDYTNKDFLRYWGDYKIKKAMAGEPFRLMDLVMAMPSTAVPDYIFKNNRDLTFTNKQVEWGLNQQNISSGAVYADLDNDGDLDLVVNNINQPASIYQNTSREANNTSYIAVKLKGTGKNTNAIGAKVSVYNGKNIQYQEVNPNRGYLSCVSTTLNFGLGDLKKVDSIRVTWPDNSTQLLKDVNANQLLTVKYDPSGKFSGQTTEIKKTIFKRAEPVIEFKPEEITLNDFKRQLLMLFMYSKTAPVITKADVNGDGLEDLFISGEKDSPGKIYLQQAGGKYLAKDIIRGGIDNIGTTAAAAFFDANGDGKADLYVAKGGYSLYEPNTADLQDELYINEGNGRFVLSPTALPVMNANSKSVVKACDFDGDGDFDLFIGGRVIPGQYPLEPQSYLLVNDGKGKFTTAVASFNKIGMVTDAQWIDLNNDGRKDLVLCGEFMPVTIFINTKEGFTNKTADYFNTPQKGFWNKIAFADVNGDGKPDLIAGNLGLNTQIKATDKEPAEMYFTDVDGNGSIDPFFNFYIQGKSYPFVSRDELNEQIYPMRRKFNSYKMYADATINEIFSADNMTKAGKLSINNIQTTLYLNIDGKFAAISLPTEAQFAPASQILTGDFDHDGHTDILLLGNHSDNRLKIGSIDANYGCLLKGDGKGGFTYVNQPTSGLSVTGDVKSAVEININNTLYLLIGVSDGPLQFYKE; this is encoded by the coding sequence ATGTCCCTGTTTAATTCATATTTCTTAAAACGGTTTGTAGGTTTACCCGCTTTAGCAACTGTTGCGTTTAGTTTTTCGGCACTTCCCTCCTACGCTCAGCAGCCTTTATTCAAGCTATTGAATAGCAAAGAAACCAATATTAAATTCAGCAATGATATCAACGAGACCGAATCACTCAACGTGTTATCATATGAGTATTTTTATAATGGTGGCGGTGTAGCGGTTGGCGATATTAACAATGATGGCCTGCCCGACCTAATGTTTACCGGGAATATGAAGCCGAACAAGCTTTATCTGAACCAGGGGCATATGAAGTTTAAGGACATAACCAATGATGCCAGCCCCGACCTTGGCGGTCGGCCCGATTCCTGGAAAACCGGTGTTACCATGGCCGATGTTAATGGCGACGGATTACTGGATATTTATGTATGCTACTCGGGCAAAACCGATAATGCAACACGTAGTAACCAGTTATTTATAAACCAGGGTAATAACAAATTTAAAGAACAAGCGAAAGAATACGGTTTAGCCGACCCGGGATACAGTACCCAGGCCGTTTTTTTTGATTATGATAATGATGGCGACCTGGACATGTTCCTGCTGAACCATAACATTAAAAAGATTGATAACATGGAACTGGCCCGTTATAAAGATCAAACAGATGATCTGGCCAGCAATAAATTATTCCGCAATGATAACGGGCATTTTATCGATGTATCAAAAGCGGCCGGGATAGTGCAAAACCCGCTCACCTTTGGGCTGGGCGTGGCCATTGCCGATATTAATAAGGATGGATGGCCCGATATTTATGTAACCAACGACTACAACGAACCTGATTACATTTACATTAATAACCACAACGGAACTTTTGCCGAAAAATCAAAAGAAATGCTGAGGCATATGTCGCACTTTTCGATGGGTGTTGACATTGCTGATTTTAATAATGACGGCCTGCCCGACATTATGACCCTTGATATGCTGCCCGAGGATAACCACAGGCAAAAATCACTTCAACTGGAAGAAAACTACGAGTCCTTTGCACTGATGCAAAACCAGGGACTTTACAAACAATATATGCGTAATATGCTGCAGCTAAACAATGGCGACGGCACATTTAGCGAAATAGCGCAGCTGGCCGGCGTATCAAACACCGACTGGAGCTGGTGCCCCCTTATTGCCGATTTCGATAACGATGGATACAAAGACATCTTTATCACCAATGGATATTTAAGGGACTACACCAACAAAGATTTTTTACGCTACTGGGGCGATTACAAGATAAAAAAAGCAATGGCTGGCGAGCCATTCCGCCTGATGGACCTGGTGATGGCCATGCCTTCAACCGCCGTGCCCGACTATATTTTCAAAAACAATCGTGACCTTACGTTTACTAATAAACAGGTAGAATGGGGCCTCAACCAGCAAAATATATCAAGCGGCGCAGTATATGCCGACCTGGATAACGATGGCGACCTGGATCTTGTAGTAAACAATATCAACCAGCCGGCATCCATCTACCAAAACACCAGCCGCGAGGCTAACAACACTTCGTACATTGCGGTAAAATTAAAAGGTACAGGCAAAAACACTAATGCCATAGGCGCTAAAGTAAGCGTGTATAACGGCAAAAATATCCAATACCAGGAGGTAAACCCAAACCGGGGATATTTATCATGCGTATCAACAACGCTGAATTTTGGTTTAGGCGATCTGAAGAAAGTTGATTCTATCCGGGTTACCTGGCCGGATAACTCCACCCAGTTACTAAAGGATGTAAATGCCAATCAGTTGCTTACTGTTAAATATGATCCAAGCGGAAAATTTTCCGGGCAAACTACCGAAATTAAGAAAACCATATTTAAACGCGCCGAGCCCGTTATTGAATTTAAACCTGAAGAAATTACACTGAACGATTTTAAACGCCAGTTATTGATGCTGTTCATGTACTCCAAAACCGCGCCGGTTATTACCAAAGCCGATGTAAACGGTGATGGGCTGGAAGATTTATTTATAAGCGGCGAAAAGGACAGCCCTGGCAAAATATACCTGCAACAGGCCGGCGGCAAGTACCTGGCTAAAGACATAATTCGGGGCGGCATAGATAACATCGGCACAACAGCGGCAGCCGCTTTTTTTGATGCCAACGGCGATGGTAAAGCCGATTTGTACGTTGCAAAAGGCGGTTATTCGTTGTATGAACCCAACACTGCCGATTTACAGGACGAACTTTATATAAACGAGGGTAATGGCCGGTTTGTGCTATCGCCTACTGCCCTGCCGGTAATGAATGCCAACAGCAAATCGGTAGTAAAAGCGTGCGATTTTGATGGTGATGGCGATTTTGACTTGTTTATAGGTGGCCGGGTAATACCAGGCCAATACCCACTGGAACCGCAAAGCTATTTGCTGGTTAACGATGGCAAAGGTAAGTTTACCACCGCCGTTGCATCATTTAATAAAATTGGCATGGTAACAGATGCCCAATGGATTGACCTTAATAATGATGGGCGTAAAGACCTGGTTTTATGCGGCGAGTTTATGCCGGTAACCATTTTCATCAATACTAAAGAAGGTTTTACCAATAAAACCGCAGATTATTTTAATACCCCGCAAAAAGGATTCTGGAACAAAATTGCCTTTGCCGATGTAAACGGCGACGGCAAACCAGACCTGATAGCCGGTAATCTTGGCCTAAATACCCAGATTAAAGCCACAGACAAAGAGCCCGCCGAAATGTATTTTACCGATGTGGACGGCAACGGTTCTATCGACCCGTTTTTCAATTTTTATATCCAGGGTAAAAGCTACCCCTTTGTAAGCCGCGACGAGTTAAATGAGCAGATTTACCCTATGCGCCGCAAATTTAACTCGTACAAAATGTATGCGGATGCTACTATTAATGAAATTTTTAGTGCCGATAATATGACCAAAGCCGGAAAATTGAGTATCAATAATATACAGACAACGTTGTACCTCAATATTGATGGCAAATTCGCGGCAATATCCTTACCAACAGAAGCCCAGTTTGCCCCTGCCAGCCAGATTCTGACAGGCGATTTTGATCACGATGGGCATACCGATATTCTTTTATTAGGTAATCACTCGGATAATCGCCTGAAAATTGGCAGCATAGATGCAAATTATGGCTGCTTGCTAAAAGGCGACGGCAAAGGCGGTTTTACATATGTAAATCAGCCAACATCGGGCCTGTCGGTAACGGGCGATGTAAAATCGGCAGTAGAGATCAATATCAACAATACATTATATTTACTGATAGGCGTAAGCGACGGGCCGCTTCAATTTTATAAAGAATAA